Proteins found in one Angustibacter sp. Root456 genomic segment:
- a CDS encoding FKBP-type peptidyl-prolyl cis-trans isomerase: MRSALPRLAAALAVPALLLAGCASADPKPASTKAEAAPAALKTVTVTGDFGKKPTVKLERTPTVLARTGTVVVKQGDGPQVKTGQRVTVDYLLVNAKNGKEADTSFGRQPANFVADPNRLMPGLATSLIGQKVGSRVLAGIAPRDGFGAQGNTELGFGKDDALIFVLDVKSATTPLKKATGDPVTPPAGLPVVKDNGDQAPTITMPSTPAPKKTVVQPLIKGKGPQVKAGQTISASYIGEIYGSGKIFDSSYQSGQLLERPVGAGQLIPGFDKGLVGQTVGSRVLLVIPPADGYGKSGNAQAGIKGTDTLVFVVDILDAY; this comes from the coding sequence GTGCGTTCAGCTCTTCCCCGCCTCGCGGCTGCTCTCGCCGTCCCGGCCCTGCTCCTCGCCGGCTGCGCCAGCGCCGACCCGAAGCCCGCGTCGACCAAGGCCGAGGCCGCGCCGGCTGCTCTCAAGACGGTCACCGTCACCGGTGACTTCGGCAAGAAGCCGACCGTGAAGCTCGAACGCACGCCCACGGTGCTGGCCCGCACCGGCACGGTCGTGGTGAAGCAGGGTGACGGGCCGCAGGTGAAGACGGGCCAGCGCGTCACCGTCGACTACCTGCTGGTCAACGCCAAGAACGGCAAGGAGGCCGACACCTCGTTCGGCCGCCAGCCGGCCAACTTCGTGGCCGACCCCAACCGACTCATGCCGGGTCTGGCCACGAGCCTCATCGGACAGAAGGTCGGCTCGCGCGTCCTGGCTGGTATCGCACCGCGCGACGGGTTCGGGGCGCAGGGCAACACCGAGCTCGGCTTCGGCAAGGACGACGCCCTCATCTTCGTCCTCGACGTGAAGTCCGCGACGACGCCGCTGAAGAAGGCGACGGGTGACCCGGTGACGCCCCCGGCGGGCTTGCCGGTGGTGAAGGACAACGGCGACCAGGCTCCGACGATCACGATGCCGTCGACGCCGGCGCCGAAGAAGACGGTCGTGCAGCCGCTCATCAAGGGCAAGGGACCGCAGGTGAAGGCGGGGCAGACCATCTCCGCCTCCTACATCGGCGAGATCTACGGCAGCGGCAAGATCTTCGACTCCTCGTACCAGTCGGGCCAGCTCCTCGAGCGCCCGGTCGGCGCCGGCCAGCTCATTCCCGGCTTCGACAAGGGCCTGGTCGGCCAGACCGTCGGCAGCCGCGTGCTGCTCGTGATCCCGCCAGCCGACGGCTACGGCAAGAGCGGCAACGCCCAGGCCGGCATCAAGGGCACCGACACGCTGGTCTTCGTCGTCGACATCCTCGACGCGTACTGA
- the pafA gene encoding Pup--protein ligase, with protein MDRRIFGIENEYGVTCSFEGQRRLSPDEVARYLFRRVVSWGRSSNVFLRNGARLYLDVGSHPEYATPECDDLRQAVVHDKAGERILEGLVADAQHRLKDEGIAGEVYLFKNNTDSAGNSYGCHENYLVSRHGDFQRLSDVLIPFLVSRQIICGAGKVLQTPRGALYCVSQRADHIWEGVSSATTRSRPIINTRDEPHADAEHHRRLHVIVGDSNMSEVTTLLKLGSADLVLQMIEAGVVMRDLTLENPIRAIREISHDMTGRKKVRLANGRELSALEIQTEYLERALDFVDRRGATAPAHKAVLDVWRRTLTAVDTGDLSLVDREIDWVIKYRLIERYRAKHGLDLSSPRVAQLDLAYHDIHRRRGLYYLLERAGRIERVAGDVEIFEAKSVPPQTTRAKLRGDFVRRAQEMRRDFTVDWVHLKLNDQAQRTVLCKDPFASTDERVERLIASM; from the coding sequence ATGGACCGGCGGATCTTCGGCATCGAGAACGAGTACGGCGTCACCTGCTCGTTCGAGGGACAGCGCCGCCTGAGTCCAGACGAGGTGGCCCGTTACCTGTTCCGCCGGGTCGTGTCATGGGGTCGCTCGAGCAACGTGTTCCTGCGCAACGGCGCCCGGTTGTACCTCGACGTCGGCTCGCACCCCGAGTACGCCACGCCCGAGTGCGACGACCTGCGCCAGGCCGTGGTGCACGACAAGGCGGGGGAGCGGATCCTCGAGGGCCTCGTGGCCGACGCGCAGCACCGGCTGAAGGACGAGGGCATCGCCGGCGAGGTCTACCTGTTCAAGAACAACACCGACTCGGCCGGCAACTCCTACGGATGCCACGAGAACTACCTGGTGTCGCGTCACGGAGACTTCCAACGGCTCTCCGACGTGCTGATCCCGTTCCTCGTGAGCCGCCAGATCATCTGCGGCGCCGGCAAGGTGCTGCAGACGCCGCGTGGCGCGCTCTACTGCGTGAGCCAGCGGGCCGACCACATCTGGGAGGGCGTGTCGAGCGCCACCACCCGCTCGCGCCCGATCATCAACACCCGCGACGAGCCCCACGCGGACGCCGAGCACCACCGCCGGCTGCACGTGATCGTCGGTGACTCCAACATGAGCGAGGTCACGACGCTGCTCAAGCTGGGGTCCGCCGACCTCGTGCTGCAGATGATCGAGGCGGGCGTCGTCATGCGCGACCTGACCCTCGAGAACCCCATCCGGGCCATCCGCGAGATCAGCCACGACATGACGGGCCGCAAGAAGGTCCGGCTGGCCAACGGGCGCGAGCTGTCGGCGCTGGAGATCCAGACCGAGTACCTCGAGCGCGCGCTGGACTTCGTCGACCGCCGCGGCGCCACCGCACCGGCGCACAAGGCGGTGCTGGACGTCTGGCGGCGCACGCTGACCGCCGTCGACACCGGCGACCTGTCGCTCGTCGACCGCGAGATCGACTGGGTGATCAAGTACCGCCTCATCGAGCGCTACCGGGCCAAGCACGGCCTCGACCTGTCCAGCCCGCGCGTGGCCCAGCTCGATCTCGCCTACCACGACATCCATCGCCGGCGCGGGCTGTACTACCTGCTCGAGCGCGCTGGTCGGATCGAGCGCGTCGCGGGCGACGTCGAGATCTTCGAGGCCAAGTCGGTGCCCCCGCAGACGACGCGCGCGAAGCTGCGCGGTGACTTCGTGCGCCGCGCGCAGGAGATGCGCCGTGACTTCACGGTCGACTGGGTGCACCTCAAGCTCAACGACCAGGCCCAGCGCACGGTGCTGTGCAAGGACCCCTTCGCCAGCACCGACGAGCGGGTCGAGCGCTTGATCGCCAGCATGTGA
- a CDS encoding NAD-dependent epimerase/dehydratase family protein: MTTMLVLGGTAWLGREVAREAIGAGYDVTCLARGESGSVPDGARLVAADRTQADGYAAVSGRDWDAVVDVARQPGQVRSALAALGERAGHWTFVSSCSVYADHGTPEADESAPLLPALDATEGTAEQYGEAKVACELACLEALPDRLLVARAGLIAGPGDRSDRFGYWPARFALAAEGDPAWPSTVLVPDTPHFATQTIDVRDLAAWLVRSATARSTGVFNVVGADEPLGTVLEAAARVAGYDGAVEAVDSQWLHEQDVEDWMGPRSLPLWIADPAWAGFGARDGSAARAAGLTYRPLDDLVAGALAWERELGLHRHRSAGLTAAQERALLTAWAAR, encoded by the coding sequence ATGACGACGATGCTGGTGCTCGGGGGGACGGCGTGGCTCGGGCGTGAGGTCGCGCGCGAGGCGATCGGGGCAGGGTACGACGTCACCTGCCTGGCCCGTGGTGAGTCCGGGTCGGTGCCCGACGGTGCCCGCCTGGTGGCGGCGGACCGCACGCAGGCGGACGGCTACGCAGCCGTGTCCGGGCGCGACTGGGACGCCGTCGTGGACGTCGCCCGCCAGCCGGGGCAGGTGCGCTCGGCCCTCGCCGCATTGGGCGAACGAGCGGGGCACTGGACCTTCGTGTCGTCGTGCTCGGTGTACGCCGACCACGGCACGCCGGAGGCCGACGAGTCCGCCCCGCTGCTGCCGGCACTGGATGCGACCGAGGGCACCGCGGAGCAGTACGGCGAGGCGAAGGTGGCCTGCGAGCTGGCGTGCCTGGAGGCGCTGCCCGACCGGCTGCTGGTGGCGCGCGCGGGTCTCATCGCGGGGCCGGGCGACCGCAGCGACCGGTTCGGCTACTGGCCGGCCCGCTTCGCGCTGGCCGCCGAGGGCGACCCAGCGTGGCCGTCGACCGTGCTGGTGCCCGACACGCCGCACTTCGCCACGCAGACCATCGACGTGCGTGACCTGGCGGCGTGGCTCGTGCGCTCGGCGACAGCCCGCAGCACCGGCGTGTTCAACGTCGTGGGCGCCGACGAACCCCTGGGCACCGTGCTCGAGGCGGCGGCCCGGGTGGCCGGCTACGACGGCGCGGTCGAAGCGGTCGACTCGCAGTGGCTGCACGAGCAGGACGTCGAGGACTGGATGGGTCCGCGGTCGCTGCCCTTGTGGATCGCCGACCCGGCGTGGGCCGGGTTCGGCGCCCGCGACGGCAGTGCCGCACGCGCCGCCGGGCTGACCTACCGTCCTCTCGACGACCTCGTGGCCGGCGCGCTGGCGTGGGAGCGCGAGCTCGGCCTGCACCGCCATCGGTCGGCGGGGCTCACGGCGGCCCAGGAGCGGGCGCTGCTCACCGCGTGGGCCGCCCGCTGA
- the prcA gene encoding proteasome subunit alpha: MTMPFYVSPEQLMKDRADYARKGIARGRSAVVLQYDGGIAFVAENTSRALHKVSEIYDRVAFAAVGKYNEFENLRVAGVRYADLRGYSYDRSDVTARGLANAYAQTLGTVFTQESKPYEVEIVVAEVGRTAADDQIYRITYDGSVADEQGFVAMGGQPDAITAGLEERWRADLSLGQALALAVELLGQDPQGGEPRELGADLLEVAVLDRHRQRRLFRRITGPLLERLLSPRDPMSDVPADDEGPGERGNSSQTTPGTAIAQEPQHDDPA, from the coding sequence ATGACGATGCCGTTCTACGTCTCACCCGAGCAGCTGATGAAGGACCGCGCCGACTACGCCCGCAAGGGCATCGCGCGCGGCCGGTCCGCCGTCGTCCTGCAGTACGACGGCGGCATCGCCTTCGTCGCCGAGAACACCTCGCGCGCGCTGCACAAGGTCAGCGAGATCTACGACCGCGTCGCCTTCGCTGCGGTGGGCAAGTACAACGAGTTCGAGAACCTGCGCGTCGCGGGCGTGCGCTACGCCGACCTGCGCGGCTACTCCTACGACCGCAGCGACGTGACCGCGCGCGGCCTCGCCAACGCCTACGCCCAGACGCTCGGCACCGTGTTCACCCAGGAGTCCAAGCCGTACGAGGTCGAGATCGTCGTCGCCGAGGTCGGCCGCACGGCCGCCGACGACCAGATCTACCGGATCACCTACGACGGCTCGGTGGCCGACGAGCAGGGTTTCGTCGCGATGGGGGGTCAGCCGGACGCGATCACCGCGGGCCTGGAGGAGCGGTGGCGGGCCGACCTCAGCCTCGGCCAGGCCCTCGCCCTGGCGGTCGAGCTGCTGGGTCAGGATCCCCAGGGCGGCGAGCCGCGTGAGCTCGGCGCGGACCTGCTGGAGGTGGCGGTGCTCGACCGGCACCGCCAGCGCCGGCTGTTCCGCCGCATCACCGGCCCGCTGCTGGAGCGGTTGCTCAGCCCGCGCGACCCCATGAGCGACGTGCCCGCCGACGACGAGGGCCCGGGTGAGCGGGGCAACTCCTCGCAGACCACGCCCGGCACAGCGATCGCCCAGGAACCGCAGCACGACGACCCGGCCTGA
- the prcB gene encoding proteasome subunit beta: MSSEHLHPSGRLPRAFLVPGSSSFTDFLAAHAPTLLPSGRALPPGTVPEAPHGTTIVTVEFDGGVVMGGDRRATMGSMIANREIEKVFGTDEFSCVGIAGTAGLAVELVKLFQVELEHYEKIEGTLLSLEGKANRLAAMLRANLGLAMQGLAVVPLFAGYDLDDREGRIYSYDVTGGCYVEHHHHSVGSGSLFARGALKKLWRPGLSADQAVRIAVEALYDAADDDSATGGPDLNRRIWPVVGVVDAGGYRRVADEALTEVVQAVVNDRLGDPGGAERRGSPGGPAGAPSGQVGEVQS; the protein is encoded by the coding sequence GTGAGCTCCGAGCACCTCCACCCGTCCGGCCGGCTGCCGCGCGCGTTCCTCGTGCCCGGCTCCTCGTCGTTCACCGACTTCCTCGCCGCTCACGCCCCGACGCTGCTACCCAGCGGCCGAGCCCTGCCGCCCGGCACCGTCCCTGAGGCACCACACGGCACCACCATCGTCACGGTGGAGTTCGACGGCGGCGTGGTCATGGGCGGCGATCGCCGGGCCACGATGGGCAGCATGATCGCCAACCGCGAGATCGAGAAGGTCTTCGGCACCGACGAGTTCTCCTGCGTCGGCATCGCGGGCACCGCCGGCCTGGCCGTCGAGCTGGTCAAGCTCTTCCAGGTCGAGCTGGAGCACTACGAGAAGATCGAGGGCACGCTGCTCTCGCTCGAGGGCAAGGCCAACCGGCTCGCGGCCATGTTGCGCGCCAACCTCGGCCTGGCCATGCAGGGGCTCGCCGTCGTCCCGCTCTTCGCCGGCTACGACCTCGACGACCGCGAGGGGCGGATCTACAGCTACGACGTCACCGGTGGCTGCTACGTCGAGCACCACCACCACTCCGTGGGATCGGGGTCGCTGTTCGCCCGCGGCGCCCTGAAGAAGCTGTGGCGTCCCGGCCTCAGCGCCGACCAGGCGGTGCGCATCGCCGTCGAGGCGCTCTACGACGCCGCGGACGACGACTCCGCGACCGGCGGCCCTGATCTCAACCGCCGGATCTGGCCCGTCGTGGGCGTCGTCGACGCCGGTGGCTACCGCCGGGTCGCCGACGAGGCGCTCACCGAGGTCGTCCAGGCCGTCGTCAACGACCGACTCGGCGACCCCGGTGGCGCCGAGCGGCGCGGTAGTCCCGGTGGCCCGGCCGGTGCGCCGTCCGGCCAGGTGGGGGAGGTGCAGTCATGA
- a CDS encoding ubiquitin-like protein Pup — protein MPGQEQQRPQRREDEPDEAPAPVPSGAATKEGLDDDIDSVLDEIDDVLESNAEDFVRSFVQKGGQ, from the coding sequence ATGCCCGGTCAGGAGCAGCAGCGCCCGCAGCGACGCGAGGACGAGCCGGACGAGGCACCCGCGCCGGTGCCGTCCGGAGCCGCGACCAAGGAGGGCCTCGACGACGACATCGACTCGGTGCTGGACGAGATCGACGACGTCCTGGAGTCCAACGCTGAGGACTTCGTGCGCTCGTTCGTCCAGAAGGGCGGCCAGTGA